AACCAATGTACTGCTGGCTATGAATTAGAGGTTATTTCCAAATTATCTTAATTTAATACTCTACATAATCTGCCAGCcatatattcatgtgtgtgtgctcatgtgtgttAATGAACACGTtacctttagttttattttaaaagtaaaacagttCCTCCATTACCTGCATGCTTCTTTACAAGACAGCTCCAGAAGTGGCAGAAAGAACAAGCCTTTTAGCAGCTTAATCCCTAAATAGCATCCTCATGGCTTTCTCAAGCTTATTTCATCACTGTCTTATGTCCTATTTCCTAAAAGCAAACTTCCCTTACCTTTCCTGAGTGACCTTTCTTCCCTGGTCATCACAGTAAATCTATTCCCTAGATtcttaaatgagattatttatcTTCATGAATTGCCTTCCTTTAATATACCAGGGTAATTtaatatttcaactttttttggCTAATATAAATCACTTACTTGTGCTTATTAGGCTCTATATTAGGGTTTCCCAACCTTGACACTATTGACGCTGGAGGTCAAATAATTCTGTGTTGTGGGGGGACTGCCCTGTGTATTgcagaatgtttagcagcatccctggcctctacccactagatgccagtacagtaaagcacacacatgcacacgcgcacacacacacacactgtgataaccaaaactgtctccagtcattgccaaatgtctcctgggagGCAGAATCATCCCCTGTTAATAACCACTGctctaaataatttattattttcattttatattaacaCTAAGAGGTAATATGTATGCAGGTTTACAATTTACCATCCACTACACCAATCATGTTTATAAGTTAACTCACTCAATCTTCACAAtaccccattttaaagataaggaaatactCAGAGAAGATAAGTGGCTTGTCTGGGGCCACACTATTATTGAGTGGTAGAACTTTTTATCGAACCTGAGTCCACTGACATCAGACCCTTAGCTCTAAACTACTGCACTGTTTTGCCTTTCTAGAAATGCATAAAATTGACAGGAGTAGACTGGGTACagtctctctccatcttctgtaTTTTGTGACCCAGAGCCATCCAGGAACCATCACACATTTAAGGATATATCATTCGCACAGCAGGAGCTCTTGCATCTTCCCAGGAATAAAATTCAGTGACACCTGGTATGGCTCGGACATAGACCAATCTCATGCACGTGGATCATAAACAACCCATATGAGTATGACCAGCTATCTGATCTACAGGATGAATGTGAGCTCTACATTTTCCTCaactgaagttttattttcccCAAGCAGGCACTACTTTGCTCAAAAGTATGCACTCATAGAGCACGTACAAAGTGCAGAGCACTAAAACATAGGcataagtacttttaaaaaaattagagatgaGATCCTTGCTTTAAGAAATTTGAAACCTCATGGTTGAGGCAAAACACCCAGCTACAAAGTGACATTATAGCACATCACACAGCAAAAACTAATTTCAACTAAAGGTGAGAAAATCTCAAGTTGACTATGTCAAAAGTTAGAATgacagaatattttcttaaaaacattttttaaagcaagtaatCAATCAGGTTAATAAAATGTAGTAGATGAAGAGTACTTAGGAAATTTACTTAACAGATATTAAAATGACTTGAAATTCACCTATCAATTTGTTTATAATGAATACAGTTTTTGATTACACATGAAAGCGGTTTGTGCTCTTTAATAGGATAAACATTTCCTTTATGCTCCACTATCATCTATTAATTCACTTAGCAAATCCTTTGCAAAGACAAACTTTTGCTCAGCCCATACAAACGggtacaaattttaaataaatgggttATGGGTCAATTAAACTTTTACATGAGAAATAATTGACCTCACAACTATTAAAGCTGATCacaaataaaggggggggggtggttctctGCAAAATCATCTGGGCCTCATTTCCAGTGATTTTGATTTAATTGATCTGAGTGGACTTGCATGTCTGCATTTTTAAGTTCGTTGGCTTGTTCTAATAAGCCCCAGGGCTGAGAACAACTAACTGGATTAAAGGAATGTCAGTGCAAAGAGGGAATCAGAAAACACTAGGCACAATGCGTGCAGACTGTAGGCTCTTGCACCCCATGTCTATCAGCCCTTATACCAGCTCCTACTGGTATACTTTGTCTCTGATCTttggcttcttcatctgtaaaataaagatgttcagttgaataaatgagaaaactcgTGTAAAGAGCTTAGCATGCTGCCTGAAAGTGCTCGGTACATTTTAGAAACTATTGCAGGCTTTCCAGAAGAGTTGACTTTTGAGTTGAGTCTTAGtcttaatgataaaaataaacttacatgcCTCTAAGAATGCACTCGTTCCTGccaattaatttctttaaaaagagattcACAGAATTCAATGCTATACTGGGTAGCCTCTCATTTATAATTAGCATGCAAGTTAAAGATCAAACTTCGTATTTGCCCTTCAGGCATCCAGAATCCAACTGACGTGTTGCTCTTTGCCACTTGAATCTTTGAGGTCCCTAATCTACTTACGAAATCCCTCCCATCCATTAcaacaattacaaaaatatttgtaccACCTCCAACTGCTAAGACAAAGATATATTCTCATCTACATGCTCCCTTGCAATAACTAACCtgcaaacacaataaaataagttCCAGGCATGGCTGAATTTTTTACAGTATTAGTTATAAAccctaaaataatttataatggaAATTATGAGATGTCCTTCACTATGGAGGATATTGGTCCTAGGCTCAACGACAGAACATGTGTTCACGGGAGCACACAACTGTATGTACGcaatacacatacacagaaaaggGTTCTGTTCACTTAACTCAAATTTATTCAGAacagttttatgttatttattttcatgagttttaGACAAGATCTTTTTTAGCACATTACAGAGGCCTGGAGGGGCTTTCTGCATAAAAGACAAAGCCAAGCACTGTTAATGCAAAGTATAGTAACTCAGTGTTTTGAGAAACATGGCCAAACATATTTGAATATGAAGCCATCAGGCCAAGAAATCTTGGTGTCTAGAGCTGAGAACAAACTTGGGAGTTGAATTCTCATTATCAGGAGATTTCTTCCTACCTTGTAGCCACTTGGCCCAGCCTGTCTCAACCTTACAAAGATCCCTATGCACATTCCACAAAATATTTGGACAAGAATATTTCATATCTTTCATGTGGTGGTAAAACATAAGATGTGAAAAAATGCCATAGAAAGAGCATCTATCCCCCATTTTCATCTGAAAATGCCATAGAAAGAACATCTATCCCCTTCAGGttgctatgaagattaaatgagctaatacatgtaacatgcttggcacagtgcctggagcAATAAGCACTCAATACATACTGACTAGGTTATCATTATGTGTTTTAACTGACATTTCCATTATAAACCACACTCACAAAATCTGCATCAAATTTCTCAAACAAATGCTCTAACAAAATAAGAGTGCAACACACAAACTATGCTAAAAATCCAAGGCCCAAAGATAACTTCAAAACTAGGGCCTGTGCCATGCTGAATGTTGTAGAGGAAAAAGctaagagaaaacacaaaacatgaaGCGAGAGATGGTAGCAAATCTGATAGTAATGCTAAGAAAATCACAATTCAGACAACTTACCTTTAGGAAGTATAAGAATTTTAATGTCCTCAGGGTGCTATTTGGGGTTCAGAAAGAATCTTTCACTGGAATAAGACCTAAGAGGACTTACAAAGAGTCCACCTTCAAAAGGTTGcgttgaaagagagagatgagacTCCAGTCACAGAATTTGGCTTGTCACCTCCACcccaaatatacacacatatttcagGTAATTCAGGAAGCTGTTCAGGAAGCCTCCTCATTATACTTTTAAAAGCTCCCTTTCCATCATTAAAAAGGCACACATTTCTAATAGGTAAACATCCTTCAGTTGAACAAACTTGAAGCATGACTATTCCTAAGTAAAGTTGCCTTCATTTTCCAAAACTCCTGGGCACACTTAAACCAACGTGTGAAATTCCATGAActccagggaaggggtgggggggggggatgctaaTGTGCTTAAGCTTACAACAGTGAGACCCAGTGAAAGACAGACTGACTAACCCACAGACCAGCAAAATCTTAATGCCTAATAGCAAATTATTCTTAATAAAGAACCAATCAAAAATTTATTAGAACATGAAGGAGACTTTAAGAGACCACTTACCACAGCCTGCCTAGAGAGTCAGACCTTCTGACGATGAACTGCCACCTAAACACAATAATATTTCAGTGATCTCTAACAAAATATACACATGTGTTACAGctgaagacacttttttttttacccatcaTAGAAACTAAAGAAAGTTCCCAACTGCCACTAGATTCCCTGGCAGCCTCACAGATCAACATTTCAAGTTGATCAgtaaaacaatgcaaatgttcAACTAAACTATGTCTGGCTAAAGTctgatttaaaatgtgaaaaataagacaTATCAGTATTGttcaaatcatatttttttacaaagttatttGCTCCAGTGAGAAAAAAATCGTATTTCAGTCTCAGTTGTTATTTATCCCTACAGTTGacacactgttttattttaaataacttgtaaAATGTTACCATAATGGCTTTAACATCAATTTCATATCTGATCTGCACTCTCCTGGTACATAGGGAAAACGATGTCCAAAAAGGTCTAAAGAGAAAcaagtcaaaaataaaaagtaaatctcATTCAAGGGTGCCATCTAGTGGGAAAATCAGGTGGCTGTCATGTTGCTAAGCAACCTTTGGATGGCATGTTTAAAATCCCAGAATCTTGGAGCTTGGAAAAAAACTTAGTTCAGTGTTTCCCAAAATATGTTCCTTGTTAACAGGATTCTGTCATCAAATACATTTAAGTAATGCTGGGTGAAACACTGGACAGTATGTCTTTACTACAGAATATCTCACAGCCTAGAATATGCTCACTCACATACACTGGGAATCTCCAAAGAGGGATATGGCATTTCTCACATATATTTGATCAGGGAAACTCTTTACTTGTGGATGCCTCTGAACTCCTCACAGAACACTGGAATTTCTCAAAACAATGTTTAGGAAATGCTGATCTAATCCAACTCCTGCCTCCACAGTTTACGCATGAGGTTTCCAGCTATTTAAGTGACTCGTCCTGGTTCCCAGTATTGCCTATAGTCTGGCAAGCCTACAGGTCTGTCTTTGTAACCTGAGGGGTGAGCAGAAGTAACCTAAAGGAGGTGGGCTACAGGATActttcctctgcccttctacTCTAGCATTAAAACTCTATTGTGGAAGGTCTGAAAGTTTCATTTTAAGCACCTACCAGTCTGGAATGATACCCTATTGCACTTAGACAATATTATACATTGACTTAAAAACCTAAAAGAATGTTCTCCTTTCACGTTCtgatggttattattttttaaatcaggcttTGGATTGATCTTAATGTTATATATCAACATGGGTGGTAGttcatttctataaattttataatttttaaagatatattttttcagaaacaATTTAAGAGTGTGTAAAAGTTATGTCTGATGTCTCCCATATATGTCTCATTTGAATGTAAGCCTGAAGGACAGTCATAATACCTAGTAGTGATAGTGGGGATCGAAAGAATTATAGGctaaaaaaaataagctcaaagAAAGGCAGGCCTTACAAACCTCCCATCCCCCAAATATAGCAAATATTATATAGGATAATAGCAACAGAATTACAAAAGCATCTTCCAAGGCTTTTTGCTACAAATTATCctgaaataactaaaatatattttcatttgtaaataaatttaaaatttcaacaacaggggcgcctgggtggctcagtcggttaagcatccaacttctgctcaggtcatgatcttgcagttcatgggttcaagccctgtgtcaggctctgtgctgacagctcagagcctggagcctgctttggattctgtgtctccctctctctctgcccctcccctgctcattctctctctctctctctctctctctctctctctctctctttctctctctctctctctctctctctctcaaaaataaataaagatttctaaaaaaattttttttatttcaacaacaaaaaataattatgggTGCTGTGTTTATGGGCATCCCAAGGAACCTATGAAGTGTCAGCCTCATGGCTTCTTTCTGAGTACTCTGTTCACCAGTTTCAGTGTTTGTCACAGCTGTACCTTACAAGCTGGTTACTCTAAGAAGGAATTATGTGTTCACAAGCTCTAACTCCACAGCCTATTCCCTTCCCTCAAGACTGAAATAATGGGATAATAATAACTTGAATGAAGATTAATCGTAAGTAATAAAGTACCTTGTTTGgtactttttaaatcattttggtGGTTATATAACATCATTGCTAGTTTTATATTTGGAAACTATTaagttttatcttatttaaaagttttctcttatttaaaaaaaacttttattttaaaaaaggggaaattgCTCTCAGTTTATGCCAACCTTTGGGCATAAAACTTCTTTTTCTGCACTAAAAATTATCTCTAAAGGATAGATTCCAGAGGTATCCAGGTATTTGATTACAGAATCAAAGGGTAAGACTCATTTACGTTGACAAACTTTTCCCCCAATGTGGTTGTCCTAATAATTTACACCAAATATGAGACTCAGATCCCTCAGTTATAAATGGGAGGCGTGAGAGATTAAGCATAGGTGTGCAGACCACTCTCAGTATAGTCCAGGTCAAACATGCACAGCATTTGGAAGGTTCAGGAAATGCTCACTTGTTTGCACACACACTCAGACTTTAATGTAAAGAACCTCCTCCCGTACATGAAAACCAAATTCTAAAGAGTCCCAAAACTCCAAAACCATAAGTTTTCAAAAGGACTTGTACTTCCAGAAGGTGAAAAAAAAGCTCTCAATTAGGACCCCAACCTCAAAGTGCTAACCAGAAACATAACACCTATACACAGAACTGGTATTTTAATCAGATTAACAGAAAGCCACATACAaagtggaaataaacaaaagtacTGTCAGGCTGGACAGGTTGGGAGAGGCCTGGTACCCAAACTTGAAATTGGCACTACTTTGCACTAGAGAACTAGCTATAATTTCTTTACATCTGCCCTGGAAGGCTGTCCACTTTTATTCTGCTCATGGATTACAGCAACATGATGAGATGTTGTAAAGCAACTCTAAGAGGCATGAACTGATATGAAATACTTTCTTGGCCCTTGACATACTCCCCCCATACTATACTCAGCCCAAGAATTAACTTTCCTCAGGAGTCTCTAaaccacaaaacatttttttttcacttctaaaacTCTTTTGCTTTCCATGTATTTTCTGACAGGACCCACGAGTATTTCCAAAGGCTTAGCTGTAAATTAGAATGCATAGCACATCAGGGACAGCTAATTCACCTAGAGGAGGATCCAGCtctgattaatttttctttccttaccttGCTCACAACAGGATTCCCAACCTACCAACTAGCCTACTGACACTGCCACACAATTGagccatcattcattcattcaaatatctaTTGTGCTCTTATTACGTGTCAGGTCCCATGCCAGGTTCtgataattcaaaatggatgttGAATCAATAATTTCAGCATCATTCATTgaccagttgtgtgaccttggccaagtaaGCTAATtactctgagcctcggtttccttaactgtaaaatgtgggataataatggtaccttGCAGAGCCGCGGTATTGTGCGGTGGGGAAGAGGGATGGATTTGTAAACCCTGGAGCGAGGTTCTGCCTACCTGAGGGCGCTACTGTACGGAGACCCTGGATGAAGCCACCATCACCATGTCTGACCAGGAGGCAAAACCTTCAACTGAGGACTTGTGGGATAAGAAGGTAGGAGAACACATTAAACCGAAAGTCATTGGACAGGATAGCAGTGAGATTCAGTTCAAAGTGAAAATGACAACACACCTCAATAAACTCAAAACATCATACTGCCAAAGACAGAGTGTTCCAATGAATTCACTCAGGTTTCTCTTTGAAGATCAGAGAAGTGCTGATAATTACACTCCAAAAGAAATTGGAATGGAGGAAGATGTGATTGAAGTTTATCAGGAACAATGATCAATGATTCAATGatttatatattcttctttttttttctttaccctcaatccttttctatttttaaaattagttcttTTGTAACGTGGTGttcaaaatgaaattgaaaactgGCACCCCATCTCTTTAAAACATCTGCTAATTTGAATTCTAGTGCCCATTATTCATTACCACCTGTTTTCATTGTGCTGATTTTTGGTGATCAAACCTCAGCCCCCTTCATATAgccctctcctttttaaaaattacgtgCATGCATAGAGGGCCCACTTTTCCCAGGCTGTACTTTTTCAGTCTTATGATAAATAAGATTGACCAATGCGAGTGTTCACAACGACTTTCCAGTTGGCCCTGAAGTTCTAACTTGTGATTGCTTCACTCCTGGACTATGATTTTCAGTGGGAGATGAAAGTTTTTCAGAGAACTGAACTGTGGAAAAATGACCTTTCCTTAACTTGaagctacttttaaaatttgagggTCTGgaccaaaagaagagaaataccaTGCTGGCATCAAGATGACAGAGATGGTGAGGGTAATGACTAACTCAAAGATGGTTTCACTGAAAAGAAAGTGTTTTAAGATACAAGAAAAGTCTTATTAGAAGAtctcagaggggtgcctgggtggctcagttggttaagtgtctgacttcgactcgggtcatgatctcacagttcatgagtttgagatccgcactgggctctgtgctgacagctcggagcctggagcctgcttcggattctgtgtctccctctttctctgccccccctctactccactcaaaaataaataaaacattttttaaaaaaatttttttaagaagatctCAGAAATGTTCTAATTTTCATTAACAATTAATAAAGTTATTCATGCAGAAGTGTATTCAACAGAACactactcttttttattttatttgtactttttgaccTGGGATATGTGTTTTAAATGGACATTGTCTGTACCagcctcattaaaataaataaaacatttgtaaaaaataataatggtaccCTGCCTCATAATATTAAACAATTGTACATGCCTCccaaattaagtgaaataatatacatGAACATGGTTTCAAACCATTCATATTCAAACTATTAGTCACTAATGtgaaaaaaatagcataattaATTTAGCTGATTCTGGTTAAAAATTATCAGCAATTAAgagaaatatgcaaaatataactttatatttgATGTACCAAAAAATGTTATATCTCTATATCTTAATTTCATTGTAGCCTCCAAATTCCTAATTCTAACCCCCTGGTAAAGAACAAAGGTACAACAACATAACCTTGGCAATTAGAAATAACTCAGTCACCACTACTTAAACATCAGTCTTTTGagattctcttctttccccaccTTCTCATCTACCCCTAAATTCCTAAATGGTAAAGCATCCCCTGGGGCATATTTGCCATCTACAGATAGTGTCTGAGTAACTGGTGCCACCTGGATTTGGGTGTTGACCTCTGAGGTCAACTACTGCTGACTGCAGCACCCACCATGGACTTCAACAAGATCCACGCACTCTGAGTCCTTCTTGGCCCTGCCCCATGACTCCCCAGTCTTCCAACCCTCTCAGCATCTACCACAGCTTCCTGTGACAGCTAAGGGCCTCACTGCTTCTTTTTCCATACCACATTGGAGCTTGGGTCTTATATGGCTGTCTTCAGCCATTGCCACTTTTCCACTCACAAGGCCAGTTGAATATACATCACCTAGTCTCCCCAGCCTGCTCTGGGAAACAAGTTAAGTTCCCCCACTGCTTTAGATTCCTCCTGAATTATATTCAGAGATTTCTGGATCTAAGGAGACCATATCTGCTTCTCCTTTCCCTCACATGAAATGGGGCTGGGTGCAGGGGAGCTCTTCTCAGACACTCACTCACTTTCCAACTCCAATCACATCCCCCTGGAAAAACATTGGGCAAATATGCTTAAGtacttactagctgtatgaccttgagaagTACTTAATTAATGGTTACCCTATctgtaaaatatggataataataGCTATCTCACAGGGacactgtgaggattaaatgagataatatatgtaaagcctCTGGGATGAAGCAAGTGCTACCCAATCCCCATCACCCTTTCTAGATTTTCCCTTCTAGATGACCTCTGGTCACTGCATCCATATGTATAAATTCTGTTTGTTCCAACAATAAATTCCACCCTTCTGATCTAACACCCTGCAAATTCATTTGCAAACATATGCCCCAAGTCTCTGCCCATATAAATTGGCAAGACTTTGCAATTCTTTTGGCATATCATATACCGTAATACATCATAGTTTAAAATCTTCATCAGGCATGGCAAGCTTGATAACCATCTGCAGTTTATATGGCTTAACCTAAACTAAACCAAATGGCCTTATCCTTATTGCCCAATCCCAAGGCTCCATTTCTCACCCTGAGTAACTCTTGCAATTCACATTTAGATTTTCCCCTAagttacaaaaatagaaacacttgAGGAAATTAGCTATGTTAAAGGCCATTTTCCATGGCATCAGATTAATGTGTTGATGCTTTAAGAATTAGAACCAAAGTCCAGGATTTGGCACATTTTACTTTCAGCCATTGCCTTGTGAGTATGAACTTCACCCCTTCATCAACTCTAGTCACAGAGCAGTCTTTTAAAATCTGACTGCAGCCCAGAAAGAAGTTCAGCATCTCTGCCTGTAAAAAGGGAAATCAGCCAGCCAGAGACTGAAAAGCAATTTCCAACAAGTCAGTAATTACAGAGGTCCACCTCAGCATCCAAATTCCtgtcaaggatttttttttctacattggAGACATTATGTCAAGCCAAGGCAATCACTTTGTTCACAATAAGATAATTAGACAATCTGAGAGAGACCCTCTCTCTGTTCTGAACGCCTTCCTGTGCTTTGAGATCAGTAGCTTTGATAGCATTTTTGAAGCAAGACAATCCTTTCTTTATTCATATCACTTCTT
The Panthera uncia isolate 11264 chromosome A2, Puncia_PCG_1.0, whole genome shotgun sequence genome window above contains:
- the LOC125929494 gene encoding small ubiquitin-related modifier 1-like; translated protein: MSDQEAKPSTEDLWDKKVGEHIKPKVIGQDSSEIQFKVKMTTHLNKLKTSYCQRQSVPMNSLRFLFEDQRSADNYTPKEIGMEEDVIEVYQEQ